In Gadus chalcogrammus isolate NIFS_2021 chromosome 13, NIFS_Gcha_1.0, whole genome shotgun sequence, a single genomic region encodes these proteins:
- the rspo4 gene encoding R-spondin-4 isoform X3, with protein MHLLLLSTVTSILWTVARITSALKPSGDREILEDCRSCLDCSQDNGCVRCPERLFLFLQRDGMSHHGVCLQACPPGHYGQRGKQANICMRCKSLDCEQCFNRDFCTKCRPGLQLYKGRCLTRCPARTFHHHGDCLEDCVLVPGGEWGEWTPCLRGGAPCGFRWGRQRRTRQPELAPNRPEEKSEPPCPVHRETRSCRMKKR; from the exons ATGCATCTGCTGTTGCTCTCCACCGTGACCTCCATCCTCTGGACCGTCGCTCGCATCACCTCCGCGCTCAAACCCTCCG GTGACAGAGAGATCCTGGAAGACTGCCGCAGCTGCCTGGATTGTTCCCAGGACAACGGCTGTGTGCGTTGCCCCGAGCGACTCTTCCTGTTCCTGCAGAGGGATGGGATGTCCCACcatggtgtgtgtctgcaggcctGCCCCCCCGGGCACTACGGGCAGAGAGGGAAGCAAGCCAACATCTGCATGA GGTGCAAGTCTCTGGACTGTGAGCAGTGTTTCAACAGGGACTTCTGCACCAAGTGTCGTCCCGGGCTGCAGCTCTACAAGGGTCGGTGTCTGACCCGCTGCCCCGCCCGCACCTTCCACCACCACGGAGACTGCTTGG aggaCTGTGTGTTGGTCCcggggggggaatggggggaGTGGACTCCCTGTCTGCGTGGCGGCGCCCCCTGTGGCTTCCGCTGGGGCCGACAGAGGAGGACCCGCCAGCCGGAGCTGGCCCCCAATAGGCCTGAAGAGAAGTCCGAGCCCCCGTGTCCAGTgcacagagagacacgcagCTGTAGGATGAAGAAGAGAT